The following are from one region of the Pelagibaculum spongiae genome:
- a CDS encoding response regulator: protein MTRQVLVVDDSRSARLMLRKLLERCGVEVLQAESGEQALELMQHHTPGLVFMDHMMPGMGGLQTTEKITQQDPSPMVVMCTSNDGDEYLKQAKAHGAADILVKPASLASVRSMLARYPSAVTHHAAQSANQPVIQPIVATVASEIESEVAMTDSVINPPKKTAQASAPVQATLNQDELDAQVRVLVQDRLEHSIPSLTQRISQSFMQVLQHEINQSEQAISSSLSQKIPDSDKLKKELLQMVNQSVKKQIALELNSFDESLQRRLETIDKRLDEPRSLSPKAVAEIHKISENAGRNVAEDAATAAGQLAGGDIAKSVAQTVVVSQMKSIKHDLSSEVASGSAQSKMIGAFALLVALGALGLSVYNLIN from the coding sequence ATGACCCGACAGGTTTTAGTGGTAGACGACTCTCGTTCAGCAAGGCTTATGCTACGTAAATTGCTTGAACGATGTGGCGTAGAAGTTTTACAGGCAGAATCGGGCGAGCAGGCTTTGGAATTGATGCAACATCATACGCCAGGCCTGGTGTTCATGGATCACATGATGCCCGGTATGGGTGGGCTGCAAACCACCGAAAAAATCACTCAGCAAGATCCATCGCCGATGGTGGTGATGTGCACCAGTAACGATGGTGATGAATACTTAAAACAAGCTAAAGCGCATGGTGCGGCAGATATTTTAGTTAAACCGGCGTCTTTGGCGTCTGTCAGAAGCATGCTAGCCAGATACCCGAGTGCAGTAACTCACCATGCAGCGCAAAGTGCAAACCAGCCAGTGATACAACCAATTGTAGCGACGGTCGCTTCGGAAATAGAGTCAGAAGTGGCCATGACAGATTCAGTCATCAACCCACCGAAAAAAACAGCGCAGGCATCAGCGCCTGTGCAAGCTACTTTGAATCAAGATGAACTCGATGCTCAAGTGAGAGTGTTAGTTCAGGATCGCCTAGAACATTCAATCCCATCACTGACCCAACGCATTAGCCAAAGCTTTATGCAAGTATTGCAGCATGAAATCAACCAAAGTGAGCAAGCAATTAGTAGCTCGTTGTCACAAAAGATTCCTGACAGCGACAAGCTTAAGAAAGAGCTACTGCAAATGGTTAATCAGTCAGTGAAAAAGCAGATTGCTTTGGAGTTGAATAGTTTTGATGAAAGTCTGCAGCGTCGACTAGAAACTATTGATAAACGGCTTGATGAGCCTCGTAGTTTGTCACCTAAGGCGGTTGCCGAAATACATAAGATCAGTGAGAATGCCGGGCGCAATGTTGCAGAAGATGCAGCCACTGCTGCCGGGCAGTTAGCCGGTGGTGACATTGCCAAGTCTGTCGCACAGACCGTTGTTGTCAGTCAGATGAAGTCGATCAAACATGATCTTTCATCGGAAGTTGCTTCCGGTTCGGCACAAAGCAAAATGATCGGTGCTTTTGCTTTGTTAGTCGCGTTGGGCGCGTTGGGGCTGTCGGTGTACAACCTGATCAATTAA
- a CDS encoding UPF0149 family protein has product MQPCDLYHNLEDQLAELLPESDSALSPLGSHGYLTALAVNQTATSKDALSQQLSGEETSEPTLELLAAQLLESIEKSLYRGEKPELPCSLHLGNEPDDSELREWAAAFFEVIMDNPDRWHPENHQEEIARLMLPIQLAAGVLEPTDEQAVLKNRKLSKQILQEMPNVLQELYLLYQEQIDQ; this is encoded by the coding sequence ATGCAACCTTGTGACCTTTATCACAACCTGGAAGACCAGTTAGCAGAACTGTTACCTGAATCAGATTCTGCATTGTCTCCGTTAGGTAGCCATGGCTATCTAACGGCGCTGGCTGTCAATCAAACAGCCACTTCCAAAGATGCCTTGTCCCAGCAATTATCCGGTGAAGAAACATCTGAACCAACACTGGAACTACTTGCGGCACAACTGTTGGAATCGATTGAAAAATCCCTTTATCGCGGTGAGAAGCCAGAACTTCCCTGCTCGTTACATCTAGGCAATGAGCCGGATGACAGTGAGCTTCGCGAATGGGCTGCTGCTTTCTTTGAAGTCATCATGGATAACCCCGATCGATGGCATCCAGAAAACCATCAGGAAGAAATTGCCCGTTTAATGCTGCCAATACAACTAGCCGCTGGTGTTTTAGAGCCAACAGATGAGCAAGCTGTGTTAAAAAACCGCAAGCTTAGCAAGCAAATATTGCAAGAAATGCCCAACGTGCTACAGGAATTGTATTTGTTGTATCAGGAACAAATTGATCAATAG
- a CDS encoding 4a-hydroxytetrahydrobiopterin dehydratase, whose protein sequence is MKLSEMTCEACQADAPQLTDEQLAEGLAQLSDWRCETIDDVQQLHRSFSFDDFAYAFIFVAQVAEIAMEHDHHPRILLEYGKVEVHWWTHKIKGLHQNDLVMAAKTDQLLDANE, encoded by the coding sequence ATGAAACTGAGTGAGATGACTTGTGAAGCCTGCCAAGCTGATGCGCCGCAGCTAACCGATGAACAGCTTGCTGAAGGTTTAGCGCAGTTATCAGATTGGCGTTGTGAAACGATTGATGATGTTCAACAGCTGCACCGCAGTTTTAGCTTTGATGACTTTGCCTATGCCTTTATATTTGTTGCGCAGGTTGCAGAAATTGCTATGGAACATGATCATCACCCTCGCATTCTACTGGAATATGGGAAAGTAGAAGTGCACTGGTGGACCCATAAAATTAAAGGGCTCCACCAGAATGATCTGGTCATGGCAGCCAAAACAGATCAGTTGCTTGATGCAAATGAATAG
- the trmB gene encoding tRNA (guanine(46)-N(7))-methyltransferase TrmB has translation MTVKGSSRQITSNQTGNHPDLMEKLQRHLQSPFIRPFQDFNRHAFVAAEKAWQQHSGKLILDTGCGTGVSTINLAKQNPEHFVMGVDQSADRLEREKEQLPENMLLVRADLIDFWRLAVQANWDVEQHYLLYPNPWPKKKHLPRRWHGHAVLPYIISLGSTIECRSNWPVYIEEFAQSVQSLTTGQVSIETFQPEIFLTPFEKKYQQSGHDLWRCRIENNQASQNLINYFNL, from the coding sequence GTGACAGTTAAGGGCAGTTCCAGGCAGATCACCAGTAATCAAACCGGCAACCACCCGGATTTGATGGAAAAACTTCAGCGCCATTTACAATCCCCTTTTATTCGCCCTTTTCAAGACTTTAATCGTCATGCTTTTGTTGCTGCAGAAAAAGCATGGCAACAGCATAGCGGCAAACTGATTTTAGATACCGGCTGCGGCACTGGCGTGAGTACGATAAACCTAGCTAAGCAAAATCCCGAGCACTTTGTGATGGGGGTTGACCAGTCAGCCGACCGACTGGAAAGAGAAAAAGAGCAACTACCGGAAAATATGCTACTGGTCAGGGCTGACTTAATTGATTTCTGGCGATTGGCGGTACAAGCCAATTGGGATGTTGAACAGCATTATTTGCTTTACCCCAATCCATGGCCAAAGAAGAAGCACTTGCCGCGTCGCTGGCATGGCCATGCGGTGCTGCCATATATTATTTCACTCGGAAGCACCATTGAGTGCCGCAGCAATTGGCCGGTGTATATCGAAGAATTTGCCCAGTCAGTGCAGTCATTAACCACCGGTCAAGTGAGCATTGAAACATTTCAGCCAGAAATTTTTCTAACGCCCTTTGAAAAAAAGTACCAGCAAAGCGGGCACGACTTATGGCGCTGCCGCATTGAAAACAATCAAGCGAGTCAAAATTTAATTAATTATTTCAATCTGTAA
- a CDS encoding EamA family transporter, which produces MQFKDLLAGIAIMVIWGFNFAVIKLGVNQIDPLLLTGLRFLFAAIPAVFFVRRPDVSWRYLIGYGLVFGVGVWGMMTWSIEAGISAGMAGLLLQFNVLLGLLVGWLLLKERLKLRQAIGALVALSGLFLSVQLNDGSISAAGIVLVAIAAVCWTLTSVLVKSAKTPHVFAFMIWGMLFAPIPLFALSIASHGFDSLLQLPQHLNAPALFSVLFQAYPTTLLGYWVFNRLLVKYPLSTVAPLTLLVPVFGLIGGVVFYQEAMGSQKILACVLVIGGLAISQIAWQKLFKRQMVP; this is translated from the coding sequence GTGCAATTCAAAGATCTGTTAGCAGGCATCGCCATTATGGTGATATGGGGCTTTAATTTTGCGGTGATTAAGTTGGGTGTTAACCAAATTGATCCTTTGTTGCTAACTGGCTTGAGATTTTTATTTGCGGCGATACCAGCGGTATTTTTTGTGCGGCGGCCTGATGTGTCGTGGCGATACTTGATTGGTTATGGCCTGGTATTTGGTGTCGGAGTTTGGGGCATGATGACCTGGTCGATTGAAGCGGGTATTTCTGCTGGGATGGCGGGTTTGTTATTGCAGTTTAATGTGTTACTGGGGTTGCTAGTCGGTTGGTTGCTATTAAAAGAACGGTTGAAACTACGCCAAGCAATTGGGGCGTTGGTTGCTTTGTCGGGATTATTTCTTTCGGTGCAACTTAACGATGGTTCTATCTCAGCTGCCGGAATTGTTTTGGTAGCGATTGCTGCGGTGTGCTGGACCTTAACTAGCGTGTTGGTTAAGTCGGCTAAAACACCGCATGTTTTCGCCTTTATGATTTGGGGAATGTTGTTTGCGCCGATTCCGTTATTTGCCTTATCGATTGCCAGTCATGGTTTTGATAGTTTGTTGCAACTTCCGCAGCATTTGAATGCTCCAGCGCTGTTTTCTGTACTGTTTCAAGCCTATCCAACTACCTTGTTGGGCTACTGGGTTTTTAATCGTTTACTGGTGAAATACCCACTGTCCACGGTCGCGCCATTGACTTTATTGGTGCCGGTGTTTGGTTTGATTGGCGGGGTGGTTTTTTATCAGGAAGCGATGGGCAGTCAAAAAATATTGGCTTGCGTGTTGGTCATTGGCGGTTTAGCAATTAGTCAGATCGCTTGGCAGAAGTTATTTAAAAGGCAGATGGTGCCTTAA
- a CDS encoding PLP-dependent aminotransferase family protein has protein sequence MRYKQLAETFVDAIQQGDLKPGQRMPSLRQVALQHQVSMTTAMNCYRQLEQQQWINARPQSGFFVDRPSMVESATLDFPQFTSQITQPYSPGAIEPGPLSLSLVAPQLMPTRQLQQSARRAMKQLGSQVHLYPEIQGSLALRQALSEHFARYHFPFQADQLVISNGCLDAVRTALEVCSKPGDVVAINSPCFSGLLNLLSVMNRTVVEIPSTTQGLDLDQLEQLIQQGTVQAGLFSTTHINPQGLTLTVEQKQRLAKIANQYQFPIIEDDVYFELGHSSSQPLPAKYWDKHGDIIWCSSVSKTLSAGYRLGWCLPGRFFNDFLQQRILNSHGVNTPAQMTIADLIGNGQYLKHLRQIRSQLLAHATGYQQYLKQKLPKNTQMSHVSGGMVLWLQIPGLNSDQLAITAKAKGIEFVPGSSFTTLALYHDCLRINMGWPIENAASSEQSTQSSDHLPARQQLDQLIELIQQQLSKTCQ, from the coding sequence ATGCGATACAAACAACTGGCGGAAACATTTGTTGATGCAATTCAGCAAGGTGACTTAAAACCTGGTCAGCGAATGCCATCTTTAAGACAAGTCGCACTGCAGCACCAGGTCAGCATGACCACAGCTATGAACTGCTATCGCCAGCTAGAGCAACAACAATGGATTAACGCTCGTCCGCAATCTGGTTTTTTTGTCGATCGGCCTAGCATGGTCGAATCTGCAACGCTGGATTTTCCGCAATTTACCAGCCAGATCACCCAGCCCTATTCGCCCGGTGCAATCGAACCTGGCCCTTTGAGTTTGTCGCTAGTAGCGCCCCAACTCATGCCAACTCGCCAATTACAACAAAGCGCCCGTCGTGCGATGAAGCAATTAGGCAGCCAAGTGCATTTGTATCCAGAAATTCAGGGCAGCTTGGCGCTACGCCAGGCGTTATCTGAACACTTCGCGCGCTATCATTTTCCGTTTCAAGCTGACCAGCTAGTGATTAGTAATGGTTGTCTTGATGCGGTTCGCACCGCGCTGGAGGTCTGTAGCAAACCCGGTGATGTTGTGGCGATTAATTCACCCTGCTTTAGCGGCTTATTGAACCTACTCTCGGTGATGAATCGTACTGTGGTTGAAATCCCATCAACCACGCAAGGCTTAGATCTGGATCAGTTGGAACAACTAATCCAACAAGGAACCGTGCAAGCCGGTCTGTTTAGTACCACTCATATAAACCCGCAAGGGTTGACCCTGACAGTTGAACAAAAACAGCGGCTGGCAAAAATAGCTAATCAATACCAGTTTCCAATTATTGAAGATGATGTTTATTTCGAATTGGGTCATTCATCAAGCCAGCCATTACCGGCAAAATACTGGGATAAGCATGGCGATATTATTTGGTGCAGTTCCGTATCAAAAACTTTATCGGCGGGTTATCGATTAGGCTGGTGTTTACCCGGGCGATTTTTCAATGACTTTCTACAACAGCGAATTTTAAACAGCCATGGCGTGAACACACCGGCACAAATGACCATTGCTGACTTAATCGGCAACGGCCAATATTTAAAGCATTTGCGGCAAATACGCAGTCAATTATTAGCTCATGCAACAGGTTACCAACAATACCTCAAGCAAAAACTACCTAAAAACACCCAGATGAGCCACGTATCTGGCGGCATGGTGCTTTGGTTACAAATCCCAGGATTAAACTCCGACCAACTGGCAATCACTGCCAAAGCAAAAGGAATCGAATTTGTCCCCGGCAGTAGTTTCACTACGCTGGCGCTATATCACGATTGCTTACGAATCAATATGGGTTGGCCCATTGAAAATGCAGCAAGCTCTGAGCAATCAACTCAATCATCAGACCATCTGCCAGCACGGCAACAATTAGATCAATTGATTGAACTGATTCAGCAGCAGCTAAGCAAAACCTGCCAGTAA
- the rdgC gene encoding recombination-associated protein RdgC yields MWFRNLQIYRLTDGFSYSQEELEVKLEEMAFKPCGKTDPSRSGWVAALPGSATLLSHYAEGNLLLRSRLEEKILPTSVVKEELDVKVQEIEHKENRKVGRKEKTQLKEEITFTLLPRAFTRSRYIRILIMPEHNLLITDNSSAAKSEEVIHQLRQGLGSLPTIPLRIRTSPSAEMSRWLLESNFPAGFTPEQACEMRAPEKDGGILKVKDQELTSDELLAHLHSGMEVSQLAVNWRDRLTLTLHKDLSLRQIKFTELLQEESDNQAGEDAETRMDADFCLMCKEFKPLIDDLIESFGGEDSSLGDN; encoded by the coding sequence ATGTGGTTTCGCAATCTGCAGATTTATCGCCTGACTGATGGTTTTTCATATTCACAAGAAGAACTTGAAGTAAAACTTGAAGAAATGGCTTTCAAACCATGTGGCAAAACAGACCCCAGCCGCAGCGGATGGGTCGCCGCCCTACCAGGCAGCGCCACTTTGCTTAGCCATTATGCCGAAGGCAATTTACTGCTGAGATCTCGTTTGGAAGAAAAAATCCTTCCAACATCAGTAGTCAAAGAAGAGCTGGACGTTAAAGTTCAAGAAATTGAACATAAGGAAAACCGCAAGGTTGGCCGTAAAGAAAAAACTCAATTGAAAGAAGAGATTACTTTCACTTTATTACCTAGAGCCTTCACTCGCTCACGCTATATTCGCATTCTGATTATGCCTGAGCACAACCTGCTGATTACCGATAACAGCAGCGCGGCTAAATCAGAAGAAGTGATTCATCAGCTACGCCAAGGTTTGGGAAGTTTGCCGACAATTCCATTGAGAATCAGAACCTCACCTTCTGCTGAAATGTCACGCTGGTTGCTAGAAAGTAACTTTCCGGCCGGATTTACCCCTGAGCAGGCCTGCGAAATGCGTGCTCCAGAAAAAGACGGTGGCATACTGAAGGTCAAAGATCAGGAATTAACTTCTGATGAATTATTGGCCCATTTACATTCAGGGATGGAAGTCAGCCAATTAGCGGTTAACTGGCGAGATCGCCTGACCTTGACCTTGCACAAGGACTTAAGTCTGCGACAGATTAAATTTACAGAACTGTTGCAAGAAGAATCTGACAACCAAGCCGGCGAAGATGCAGAAACTCGTATGGACGCTGACTTCTGTTTGATGTGTAAAGAATTCAAACCATTAATTGATGATTTAATTGAATCATTTGGTGGAGAAGACAGCAGCTTGGGCGATAATTAG
- a CDS encoding YdcH family protein — protein METPESESAERKLSALYQLKELRVEHRDLDHAIHLLQEAPYIDQLQVKRMKKRKLLLRDTIERLESELIPDLNA, from the coding sequence GTGGAAACCCCTGAATCAGAATCAGCGGAAAGAAAGCTTAGCGCTTTATATCAGTTGAAGGAGCTTCGCGTTGAGCACCGTGACTTGGACCATGCAATTCACCTATTGCAGGAAGCACCTTATATTGATCAGCTGCAAGTTAAGCGGATGAAGAAGCGCAAATTGTTATTGCGCGATACCATCGAGCGATTGGAAAGTGAGCTGATCCCTGATTTAAATGCTTAG
- a CDS encoding alpha/beta fold hydrolase, protein MSSTNIPLELSAWHEDVGGFLLGGYELKQPPSDSAPVICLFHGNGFCALPYWPFLKPLAEKYHLCLFNLEGHGSSETRKGGLESWNATARSMAAAFQRRKRHWGDRPVIALGHSVGGVMLMLMAQELMRGDKPWPYQKTLLLDPVIQPPGMILSIRLLKSLGLMGQTPLAKRAKARKSEWGNQQEAVSYLRYRGIYKAWDDQAFDWFLKEGLRHEAGQLKLNCSPQTEAAIFSGFPKGLWPMLNKMPGESSGIIYCKKGLPFIAKAMKKLKKDNPSIEQKSIDGGHCFMLEQPQSSAKMVADWLETAVL, encoded by the coding sequence TTGAGTAGTACAAATATTCCTTTGGAATTATCAGCGTGGCATGAAGATGTCGGAGGCTTTCTTTTAGGCGGTTATGAATTAAAACAACCACCTTCCGATTCGGCTCCGGTGATTTGTCTGTTTCATGGCAATGGTTTTTGCGCCTTGCCTTATTGGCCCTTTTTAAAACCGCTGGCTGAAAAATATCATTTGTGCCTATTCAATTTGGAAGGTCATGGCTCCAGTGAAACTAGAAAAGGGGGGCTGGAAAGTTGGAATGCCACGGCGCGTTCTATGGCGGCGGCTTTTCAGCGGCGCAAGCGTCATTGGGGGGATCGCCCGGTAATTGCCCTAGGGCATAGCGTTGGCGGTGTCATGTTAATGCTGATGGCACAAGAGTTGATGCGAGGCGACAAGCCATGGCCTTATCAAAAAACATTGTTGCTTGATCCGGTGATTCAACCACCCGGTATGATTTTAAGTATTCGCCTGCTAAAAAGTTTAGGCCTAATGGGGCAAACGCCGTTGGCCAAGCGCGCCAAAGCGCGTAAGTCAGAATGGGGCAATCAGCAGGAAGCGGTGAGTTATTTACGCTATCGCGGCATTTATAAAGCATGGGATGATCAGGCTTTTGACTGGTTTTTAAAAGAGGGTTTACGCCACGAAGCCGGTCAACTAAAGCTGAATTGCAGCCCACAAACCGAAGCAGCTATTTTTTCAGGTTTTCCGAAAGGCTTATGGCCAATGCTGAATAAAATGCCTGGTGAAAGCAGTGGTATTATTTACTGTAAAAAAGGCTTGCCATTTATTGCCAAGGCAATGAAAAAACTTAAAAAGGACAACCCATCGATTGAACAGAAAAGTATCGATGGTGGCCATTGCTTTATGCTGGAACAGCCGCAATCTTCTGCAAAAATGGTGGCTGATTGGCTAGAAACTGCAGTTTTATAA
- a CDS encoding tRNA-uridine aminocarboxypropyltransferase yields the protein MTAIREPKSKLLLKRLGKVLVVKLMLPIRFFLLVIGKTMGREVCKVCFRPQAVCLCQWLPRCDKRIDNSISLLILQTPAEARHPLNTGRLLKLGLCNCELVVSKSFNQYQRLQDKLANYQNPWLVFPSDEAVAVGSAGFQQQVMPKVQPDLLVLLDATWRKAKAMYLESDDLKSLPCLKLEQLEQGNYRIRSTKIADGLSTLEAACCLLQRIENNKNDYRPLRRVMDKMIDMQIDAMGEQTYRKNYLE from the coding sequence GTGACGGCCATCCGTGAGCCTAAATCCAAGTTGTTGTTGAAGCGGTTAGGCAAAGTATTAGTGGTGAAGCTGATGCTGCCAATAAGATTTTTTTTGTTAGTCATAGGTAAAACAATGGGGCGTGAAGTTTGTAAAGTGTGTTTTCGGCCTCAAGCAGTGTGCTTGTGTCAGTGGTTGCCACGGTGTGACAAGCGGATTGATAATTCCATTTCGCTACTTATACTGCAAACTCCAGCAGAGGCTCGCCACCCACTAAATACCGGTAGGTTGCTAAAACTAGGCTTATGTAATTGTGAACTGGTTGTTTCCAAAAGCTTTAACCAGTACCAGCGGCTTCAGGATAAACTGGCGAATTACCAAAATCCCTGGCTGGTGTTCCCCTCTGATGAAGCGGTGGCGGTAGGCAGTGCAGGGTTTCAACAGCAAGTGATGCCAAAGGTGCAGCCGGATTTGCTGGTTTTACTAGATGCAACCTGGCGAAAAGCTAAGGCGATGTATCTGGAATCGGATGATTTGAAAAGCTTGCCTTGTCTAAAGCTGGAACAGTTAGAACAGGGTAATTACCGAATTCGAAGTACTAAAATTGCTGATGGGTTATCGACCCTGGAAGCGGCTTGTTGTTTATTGCAGCGAATTGAGAATAACAAAAATGACTATCGACCCTTGCGAAGGGTGATGGATAAGATGATTGATATGCAAATTGATGCCATGGGTGAGCAGACCTATCGCAAGAATTATCTCGAATGA
- the trmA gene encoding tRNA (uridine(54)-C5)-methyltransferase TrmA — MVSENPQDYQDQLEQKVQQIQALFSELEMPELEVFDSPATEYRMRAEFRFWHQGERSFYAMFDPKDRRTPIETTDFPQGSATIRRLMPLLLEQIHLFPEIRRKLFQVEFLTTSTGEALITLIYHRALAEEWQAQAEQIRDALGIQIIGRSKKQKILLNQDYLDETLEVDGKPLVYRQIESSFTQPNARICEKMLSWARSCSEGAKGDLLELYCGNGNFCIALADKYRKALATEISKTSIKAAQYNREVNGMDNLEFVRMSSEDFTQAMNGIRPFRRLKDTPLDQYDFQTILVDPPRAGLDEDTVQMISQFENIIYISCNPLTLKDNLEALGETHSVERLALFDQFPWTHHVESGVLLRKKT, encoded by the coding sequence GTGGTATCCGAAAACCCGCAAGATTACCAAGATCAGTTGGAACAAAAAGTTCAGCAAATTCAAGCTCTGTTTTCCGAGCTGGAAATGCCAGAACTGGAAGTATTTGATTCTCCAGCGACTGAATACCGCATGCGTGCAGAATTCCGCTTTTGGCATCAAGGCGAGCGTAGCTTTTATGCCATGTTCGATCCTAAAGATCGAAGAACACCGATTGAAACGACCGACTTCCCACAAGGCTCGGCCACTATTCGCCGCTTGATGCCTTTATTGCTGGAACAAATTCACTTGTTCCCGGAAATTCGTCGCAAGTTATTTCAGGTTGAATTTTTAACCACATCAACTGGCGAAGCACTGATTACTCTGATTTACCACCGAGCGCTGGCCGAAGAATGGCAAGCCCAGGCGGAGCAGATTCGTGATGCACTCGGCATTCAAATTATTGGCCGCAGCAAAAAACAGAAAATTTTGCTTAACCAAGACTATTTGGATGAAACATTAGAAGTTGACGGCAAACCTTTGGTTTATCGACAAATTGAAAGCAGTTTCACCCAGCCTAATGCACGTATTTGTGAAAAGATGCTCAGTTGGGCGAGAAGTTGTAGCGAAGGTGCCAAAGGCGATTTGCTTGAGCTCTACTGTGGCAATGGCAATTTCTGTATTGCGCTGGCCGATAAATACCGCAAGGCACTGGCGACCGAAATTTCCAAAACTTCTATTAAAGCGGCGCAATACAACCGAGAAGTTAACGGCATGGATAACCTAGAGTTTGTTCGCATGTCGAGCGAAGATTTTACCCAGGCTATGAATGGCATTCGCCCCTTTCGCCGTTTAAAAGATACCCCGCTGGATCAATACGACTTCCAGACTATTCTGGTTGATCCACCCCGTGCCGGTCTCGATGAAGACACCGTTCAAATGATCAGTCAGTTTGAGAACATTATTTATATCAGCTGCAATCCGTTAACTTTAAAAGACAATTTAGAGGCCTTGGGCGAAACCCATTCTGTTGAGCGCCTGGCATTGTTCGATCAGTTCCCTTGGACTCATCACGTTGAATCGGGTGTGTTACTGCGCAAAAAAACTTAG